The following proteins are encoded in a genomic region of Paenibacillus sp. FSL H3-0469:
- a CDS encoding TetR-like C-terminal domain-containing protein codes for MSNSLLTKNALARSLKDLMAHLPLNKISVRHLVEDCGVNRQTFYYHFQDIYDLLGWIYKTEAVESIAQYRSYSTWTDGFYRIFCYIENNKAFCCNTLDSLGRRHLDAYLYEVTSDLVMGVINELAAGLNVGTSDKRFIANFYTLAFTGLIIQWMQDGMQEPPGPMIEKLSVLIEGNFLKALHKYENILS; via the coding sequence ATGTCCAATTCCCTGCTGACCAAAAATGCGCTCGCCCGCTCGCTCAAGGACCTGATGGCCCATCTTCCGCTGAACAAAATCTCTGTCCGGCATCTGGTCGAGGATTGCGGCGTGAACCGGCAGACCTTTTATTATCATTTTCAGGATATCTATGATTTGCTGGGCTGGATCTACAAGACGGAGGCTGTCGAGAGCATTGCCCAGTACCGCAGCTACAGTACTTGGACCGACGGATTCTACCGGATATTCTGCTATATCGAGAACAATAAGGCGTTCTGCTGCAACACCTTGGACTCCCTCGGGCGGAGGCATCTGGACGCGTATCTGTATGAGGTGACGAGTGATCTCGTCATGGGCGTCATCAACGAGCTGGCCGCCGGGCTGAATGTCGGGACATCGGATAAGCGGTTCATCGCAAACTTTTACACACTGGCCTTCACCGGACTGATCATTCAGTGGATGCAGGACGGGATGCAGGAGCCGCCGGGGCCGATGATTGAGAAGCTGAGCGTCCTGATTGAAGGAAACTTCCTGAAGGCGCTGCATAAATATGAGAACATTTTGTCGTAA